One segment of Geomonas ferrireducens DNA contains the following:
- a CDS encoding patatin-like phospholipase family protein codes for MKAKTLYRVFLRSGPSRVLWYPRMSIAAGTEVEVLVLGREWPCVRCAGKEGFLDREDLELEPSHDDQFLELPEMLIEELVEIGKGRGVGGWERESPQGGKEKEARLLRVFHRFHDARLAALCLSGGGIRSATFNLGVLQGLARCGVLGEMDYLSTVSGGGYIGSWLTSWISAQNCTPRQRVARVMEELAQESPQARRREPYQVRFLRDYSNYLTPRVGVLSVDTWSIIGTYLRNLLLNWLILIPLFVTFLLLPRFMVLLVGGGWADPGGGLDLLRLAAFFGVIPIAYTVADLPSIGDGKRDRGDFVLFFLAPLLLMACFLSAYWGNGYLSGAVAYPGIMDFAVYAACVHFVGWGAGMAWLWARKDVTMPPMARIVTFCVCAVATGILAGVLGWVAAVRLLPLLPEDIGHRKLAYAVVAVPLVLADYLLTGTVLVALLSRCTGDQDREWWGRAGGITIMAALLWSLLMAAVVYGPWFILPEGAPFWKGLYTAVGGGAGIAAALMGKNSATPALRPGASMDRLRTLLPAVAAVLFLLFLLQGVSLLTTCILRWAGTSSTAALPVDLTTHLGLLLDPPALTLAKVALCSSALGFAMALMVNINTFSMHSMYRNRLVRCYLGASRARLKRCPNPFTGFDGRDDLDLDKVATRPYHVINMAWNLVKGKRLAWQQRKAASFIMSPLFAGSDLIAEDVAKGAKPGGYRRMDAYGAGRSARTSPVTLGTAMAISGAAASPNMGYHSSPLVTFVMALFNVRLGWWLGNPGLGMGGAWRKASPGLALLPLIKETLGLTREDSRDIYLSDGGHFENLALYEMVRRRCRYLIVCDAGCDCEGRFEDLGNAVRKVRADFGIEIEIDLTGMQAKKLHFAVGTVKYSCCDPGAEDGALLYLKPMLTGDEPADLLNYLKTHPEFPHEPTSDQWFDEAQFESYRRLGLHAVNRVSLGDTLDLEHLFACALKQHRHVLGSGDL; via the coding sequence ATGAAAGCGAAGACGCTTTACCGGGTCTTTCTGCGCAGCGGTCCGAGCAGGGTGCTGTGGTATCCACGCATGTCGATAGCTGCAGGTACCGAGGTCGAGGTGCTGGTGCTGGGGCGGGAATGGCCCTGCGTCCGCTGCGCCGGGAAGGAGGGGTTTCTTGACCGGGAGGATCTCGAGCTGGAGCCGAGCCACGACGATCAATTCTTGGAACTCCCCGAGATGCTCATCGAGGAGCTGGTCGAGATCGGGAAGGGGCGGGGCGTTGGGGGATGGGAGCGGGAGTCTCCGCAGGGCGGGAAGGAAAAGGAAGCCCGTCTGCTCCGGGTGTTCCACCGCTTTCATGACGCACGGCTCGCCGCGCTCTGCCTTTCCGGCGGCGGCATCAGGAGCGCCACCTTCAACCTCGGTGTCCTGCAGGGGCTCGCCAGGTGTGGCGTGCTGGGGGAGATGGACTACCTCTCGACGGTGTCCGGCGGAGGATATATCGGGAGCTGGCTCACATCCTGGATATCGGCCCAGAACTGCACTCCCCGGCAACGGGTGGCCCGCGTCATGGAGGAGCTGGCGCAGGAGTCCCCGCAGGCGCGGCGCAGGGAACCTTACCAGGTGCGGTTTTTGCGCGACTACAGCAACTACCTGACCCCGCGGGTGGGCGTGCTCAGTGTCGACACCTGGAGCATTATCGGAACCTACCTCAGAAACCTGCTGCTCAACTGGCTCATCCTCATCCCGCTCTTTGTCACCTTCCTGCTGTTGCCAAGGTTCATGGTGCTCCTGGTCGGCGGGGGATGGGCCGATCCCGGCGGCGGACTTGACCTGCTACGGCTTGCCGCGTTCTTCGGCGTAATCCCCATCGCCTACACCGTGGCAGATCTGCCGAGCATAGGGGACGGGAAGCGGGACCGGGGCGATTTCGTCCTCTTCTTCCTGGCACCGCTGCTGCTTATGGCCTGCTTCCTCTCGGCCTACTGGGGAAACGGTTATCTGAGTGGGGCGGTTGCTTATCCGGGCATCATGGACTTCGCAGTGTACGCCGCCTGCGTGCACTTTGTCGGCTGGGGGGCGGGGATGGCGTGGCTGTGGGCGAGGAAGGATGTCACAATGCCGCCGATGGCGCGTATTGTGACGTTCTGCGTCTGTGCCGTGGCTACCGGGATACTCGCCGGCGTGCTCGGCTGGGTTGCCGCCGTGAGGCTTCTCCCCTTGCTGCCCGAGGATATAGGGCACCGCAAGCTTGCCTACGCGGTGGTCGCCGTGCCGTTGGTGCTCGCCGATTATCTGCTGACCGGGACCGTGCTCGTCGCCCTTTTGTCCCGCTGCACCGGGGACCAGGACCGGGAGTGGTGGGGGCGTGCCGGGGGGATCACCATCATGGCGGCCCTACTCTGGAGCCTGTTGATGGCGGCGGTGGTTTACGGCCCGTGGTTCATTCTCCCGGAGGGGGCGCCGTTTTGGAAAGGACTCTACACGGCTGTCGGTGGGGGAGCCGGCATAGCGGCGGCCTTGATGGGAAAAAATTCGGCCACGCCGGCCCTGCGCCCCGGGGCCTCCATGGACCGCCTCCGTACCCTGCTCCCTGCCGTGGCGGCCGTGTTGTTTTTGCTCTTCCTGCTGCAGGGAGTTTCTCTTCTCACGACCTGCATCCTCAGGTGGGCCGGCACCTCTTCAACGGCAGCACTTCCCGTCGATTTGACCACGCATCTCGGGCTCCTGCTCGACCCCCCTGCTCTTACACTGGCTAAAGTCGCGCTCTGCTCCTCGGCACTCGGGTTCGCGATGGCGCTCATGGTCAACATCAACACCTTCTCCATGCACTCCATGTATCGCAACCGCCTGGTCCGGTGCTATCTCGGGGCCTCTCGTGCTAGGCTGAAGCGCTGTCCGAACCCCTTCACCGGCTTCGACGGGAGGGACGACCTCGACCTCGACAAGGTCGCCACCCGCCCCTACCACGTGATCAATATGGCCTGGAACCTCGTGAAGGGGAAGCGGCTCGCCTGGCAGCAGCGTAAGGCGGCCTCCTTCATCATGTCGCCTCTCTTCGCCGGCTCCGATCTGATCGCGGAAGATGTGGCGAAAGGGGCGAAGCCCGGCGGATATCGCCGCATGGACGCCTACGGGGCGGGGAGGAGTGCCCGCACAAGCCCCGTCACGCTTGGGACCGCCATGGCGATCTCGGGTGCCGCGGCAAGCCCGAACATGGGATACCACTCCTCTCCCTTGGTCACCTTTGTGATGGCTTTGTTCAACGTCAGGTTGGGGTGGTGGCTGGGTAACCCGGGGCTCGGTATGGGGGGGGCGTGGCGCAAGGCGTCACCAGGGCTCGCCCTGCTCCCCCTGATTAAGGAGACCCTGGGGCTGACCCGTGAGGACAGCAGGGACATCTACCTCTCCGACGGCGGTCACTTCGAAAACCTCGCGCTGTACGAAATGGTGCGCAGGAGATGCCGGTACCTCATCGTCTGCGATGCGGGGTGCGATTGTGAGGGGCGGTTCGAAGACCTGGGGAACGCGGTGCGCAAGGTGAGGGCGGATTTCGGCATCGAGATCGAGATCGATCTCACCGGCATGCAGGCAAAGAAGCTCCACTTCGCCGTCGGCACCGTTAAGTACTCCTGCTGCGACCCTGGGGCAGAAGACGGTGCACTGCTTTACCTGAAGCCGATGCTGACCGGGGACGAGCCCGCCGACCTCCTCAACTACTTGAAGACGCACCCCGAGTTTCCCCACGAGCCGACCTCGGACCAGTGGTTCGACGAGGCACAGTTCGAGAGCTACCGCCGGCTCGGCCTGCATGCCGTCAACCGGGTTTCCTTGGGAGATACACTGGACCTGGAGCACCTGTTCGCATGCGCCTTGAAGCAGCACAGGCACGTGTTGGGAAGCGGGGACCTTTAA
- a CDS encoding DUF922 domain-containing protein, whose translation MVHRLTARAAIALLVLACSSNLFASEAPSCELKVREGYRFYEISGNSLDQLREQINQKGTKWSDGKVYSALTNWDIHYKYRVTSNNGRYSVRSADTTVEICYYLPRLDADSCTPELASRWKDYLTHLQRHEYGHKDLAVQAASQVNEMFATLPSFGSEEELAAEITKRTEEKFRHLKEIQIDYDRDTRHGETQGAVLLSAGGAGGA comes from the coding sequence ATGGTGCACCGTTTAACCGCCCGCGCGGCGATCGCCCTGCTTGTTTTAGCCTGCTCGTCCAATCTGTTTGCTTCGGAAGCGCCGTCCTGCGAGCTGAAGGTCCGTGAGGGGTACCGCTTTTATGAGATAAGCGGCAACAGCCTCGATCAACTGAGGGAGCAGATCAACCAGAAAGGGACCAAGTGGAGCGACGGCAAGGTCTACTCGGCCCTGACCAATTGGGACATCCATTACAAGTACCGCGTCACCAGCAACAACGGCCGCTATTCGGTACGGTCCGCGGACACGACGGTGGAGATCTGCTACTACCTCCCCCGGCTGGATGCCGACTCCTGTACGCCCGAGCTTGCCAGCCGTTGGAAGGATTACCTCACTCATCTGCAGCGTCATGAGTACGGCCACAAGGATCTGGCGGTACAGGCTGCTTCCCAGGTGAACGAGATGTTCGCCACCCTCCCCAGTTTCGGCAGCGAAGAGGAACTTGCCGCCGAGATAACGAAGCGGACTGAGGAGAAGTTCCGGCACCTCAAGGAGATCCAGATCGACTACGACCGGGACACAAGGCATGGCGAGACCCAGGGCGCCGTGCTTCTTTCCGCGGGCGGCGCTGGCGGAGCATAA
- a CDS encoding HD-GYP domain-containing protein, whose product MKDHYWRAISIDSIDPEFFPSIPLFMKSAGNYVLYKDAQRKFSSSDRSRMERNGIEFMYVRSGDMEELSAYLEKGLDELLNNDELDSARKGKILYQTSINYLVDAFEAPEQAANLERCRQLVRHLMHYVAGDEHALHSFQGVVAHNLYIYAHSVQVTALNLLAHEKLFQVDPDELVDVGVGSMLHDYGMIFVTNEILNKPDALSDVEYYKIKQHTQKGYEFLMDSHHFSDVSLTIVRHHHERYDGNGYPTGLKGDNIPRSAQLSALCDMYSALTLDRVYRKAVPHQEAVRMMHEESGKAFNPQLLEHFIELVSDRKE is encoded by the coding sequence ATGAAAGACCACTACTGGCGTGCCATAAGCATCGACAGCATAGATCCCGAATTCTTTCCGTCCATCCCGCTGTTCATGAAGAGTGCAGGGAACTACGTGCTGTACAAGGACGCTCAGAGAAAGTTCTCCAGTTCCGACCGCAGCAGGATGGAAAGAAACGGCATCGAGTTCATGTACGTCAGATCTGGCGATATGGAGGAGCTGTCGGCGTACCTGGAGAAGGGGCTGGATGAGCTGCTGAACAACGATGAATTGGACAGCGCAAGGAAAGGGAAGATCCTGTACCAGACCTCGATCAACTACCTGGTCGACGCCTTCGAGGCCCCCGAACAGGCGGCGAACCTGGAGCGATGCCGGCAACTGGTGCGTCACCTGATGCATTACGTGGCAGGCGACGAGCACGCCCTGCACTCGTTTCAGGGCGTCGTGGCCCATAACCTCTACATCTACGCCCACAGCGTACAGGTCACCGCGCTGAACCTCCTGGCACACGAAAAGCTCTTCCAGGTGGACCCGGACGAACTGGTGGATGTGGGGGTGGGGTCCATGCTGCACGACTACGGCATGATCTTCGTCACCAACGAGATACTGAACAAGCCGGACGCCCTCTCGGACGTCGAGTACTACAAGATCAAGCAGCACACCCAGAAGGGTTACGAGTTCCTGATGGACAGCCACCACTTCAGCGACGTCTCCCTCACCATCGTGCGTCACCACCATGAGCGCTACGACGGCAACGGCTATCCCACGGGACTAAAGGGCGACAACATCCCCCGTAGCGCCCAGCTCTCGGCCCTTTGCGACATGTACAGCGCCCTCACCCTCGACCGGGTGTACCGCAAGGCGGTCCCCCACCAGGAAGCGGTCCGCATGATGCACGAGGAATCGGGGAAGGCGTTCAACCCGCAGCTCCTCGAACATTTCATCGAGCTCGTCAGCGACCGCAAGGAATAA